GCAACATTCTGTAGTACGAACTTTATCAAAAGAACACTTAGCACAAGCGTCTTCTCAACCTCAAAGTGGATCAAATATTCAAGGTacctatttctattatttttattattattattattatttaactatcttaaatttaattccatAATTCTAGTAATGCTTGCACCATTTGGCCTTGCTGGTACATTAACTGgccatgtatataaaaatatggatGCTGAAACTAGCCGTATGATGGATGAATGGAGTCATTTTTATCCAGCTGTTAATAATAATGGATCTAATGAATTATCTCCTGCAGTAGAAGTTTTAGTTGGTAAGTCTTAATATTTTcactagtttttaatttgtcatcTTCAattcttttaacttttataatttaaaatgttacaacTTTTTAcaactatttgttttattgtactttttttgTAGGTGGTGTAAAAATGAGATATCCATCATGTTATGTTTTGGTAACTGATTTAGATGACAGTACTGCTgagttatataaaaatcagaatACTAATCAAACAACTCctcaacagcaacagcaacaacaaccaCCACAGCTGCATCAACAACCACAGCaacaaagtatttaatttaatttgttgattaatatacccaatataactattttaaattgaattttttatttttaattagtacctaAACAACAATTGTTTGCGACTAAGCATCAACACCATccagatacaataatatatgcttTGGATAATGCAGTGGCATCCATACCTGAACGAGCTTGGCAAGATTGTGTGCTAGGACCACTACACACAGAGCAGAACCCCCCATCCAGACCTGAATCACCAACTATAGGTCAATGGCACTTATCCGATCcattacaaaaattaacatGTTCCTGTACAAGGTAAGatgatttgtatttatatgttgTGAGTGAGATGTTAGTGCGATGTTTGTCTTTTGGAGCTTTGGAAGTCGATTGGTTTTTGTTATTTGGCCGGCTATTTACAGGTGTAGAAAAATGAGTTCCAAGCACCAGACACAGCCAATCGGCACACCATTCCATAGACGCACTCCCCTCCCTGATATTTTCGTCACTCAGCAGCCGCCACCCGATGCAAACAATGCCACCCTCAGGTTTGTCTATTGATGAGACGCTTGGGAGGTGAAATGGTGTTTAAAAGATATAAAACGAATCTTATATTTCTAAACAGGGTTCTAGTCTATCAATTTATTTCAAAGGCCTTTAAATAACAACTGACAGTCTATCATATATTTCTAatctatattaacaatttttatgtctagtttttttcgtaatttatttatgaatagttaaaataactttaaattgttttgaatttgaaattgggagtattttacattagtttattaattgtgAACGtttgaattgtaatatttaataattactgaatattcaatatatataatatatttatattataatttataataacaatataatacaaaaataaatggcATGAAATGGTGGTGGTGTtgggtatataattaaaatataatatacattttatattgatattatgtacataattgcatgaactattatattaaaaacaactaaTATAAATGGTTTTTGTCCCCCATTTTCCAAataataagcattttaaaattaaatcttcattgaatagatattttaataaatgtttaattattttttaggtctACACGTCTTTGTCCTACAGATAGTCCTTGTGGGCTAGATTCTGTACCACCTTTGCCTTCAGTGCCAACCCCTCCATCAGCTGGACAACCAGCGCCACTTTCAATTCCTCCTCCAATGCTTAGTCCACATGACGAAAAAATTCCTATTACACCTCTTTCAGTTGACTTTCAGCCTAAATCTGTATCATCTGTCTCCAACCAAGTATTTTCACCTTATCCTTCATCGGCTCCTGCTAGTCAGGAACCTGTAAAATCTGGACGAGAAAGTAACTCTGGCACACCTGCACCACCTAGTAATACTGTAAGCATCCCAGCAACAACTCCAACTGCAACAACGCCGGTTCCAATGCAAACACAAAGTTCAAGTGCTTATATTACGTTAAAACGACCACAGCTCTCATCTAAAGATTACGAAGCAAATTTGGTCGAAGAAGAAATAATGCCGTCTAAACTTTTATATGATTATTCTTGTATTGATGCTTGGTTATATCATCCAGTAAAGAAGTTTAAGCCAATTGTACCTAAACAAGAACCAATCACGAGAATAAATAATGTGACGGATAATCCAGCATCCCCTCCACAAGTATACATTAGAAGAGATACTAGTGTACCTATTCTtccagtaatttaaaattattatataatattagtatagattaatttattaattattaatttattttaaggttGAACCATctgaaatttcaataaataattttagcagCTTTGAAGAATTAAGAAATAACGCTCTTAGATTTAAAGGTGGTCGTTCAGATCCATATGAATTTGATGAGGAGAGTGGGGCTTGTtctagcaataatattatgatgtctaGTGATTATAAACTTAATACTTCTATGGCTGTGATGAaggtaaaatattgttatttatacattattttttaaattttattataaaaagtttgaaattgtTATGAAAAAGCCTCTTTAAACCTAATAATTTtgatctttttttcttttagaacgAAGATATCAAAAAAGAATATGATCCTGGGTTAATGAATGGTAATAGGTGTACAAGTGATAGTATGCGGGACCTTGATCATATGTTTGACAATTCTGATGATTTATCTAGTGATGAAGCTGTGGCTGCTGTAAGCATTGGGATTATCtgaatttctttttcttttttattttatttttccattaattataataacatttatagttACAAATGCAGACACCTCCTGGCTCAAATAAACCTGATGATTGTCTTGGAGGAGGATTGACAACACTTTTAGTGCGACCGCCAAGAGGTAGTGGTGGTGGCAGTGGCGGTGGTGTGTTAAGGCCTGAAGAATTAGTTAAAATGTTTCCAACTCCTCCATCGTTAGAACACAATCCTATAGCATCTCCGTGTCCTGACATAGATCTACTTCCACCTCGTACTTACCAAACAAATTCTTACATGGGAAGTCCTCAACATGATCACATAGAAGTAGGTTATTCTAAATAACGTAATtaggttttattaatatttatttgtttttcattcaaTAGGATTGGTCGTATGTGTACAAACCTCCAGCCATAGCAAAAATGGTTGGCTCTTCAAAATATGCACCTCTCACAAATCTTCCGAGCCAAAATCTATCTCCGATAACAGTACCTTCTTATAAGCCTTCCTCTTTTGTTTACCACGCCTCGTCACAACCTCAACAAATACAACATCATCCACCACAGCCTGAAAAACCAAATCAGtaagttcaacattttatttgaatggatttattttttagttatattttgacATTAAGTAATAGTgtgttattaatagttatacattattttattgctaagaaattatttatattttatcaatataaatatttctaaattagttCTGCGTTGCTGTTTTTAACCTTTTATACTAAAtgagattttatataaaaaatataagatacttttcgtatttataaatacaattatttatcattttttaaattttataatttttataaatgtagtaaatgtTTTATCTTTTGGTtaagttttcattaaaaactttATAGAGTGGCAGCGTCAATGGTccttaataaattatgtcaGACCtacataataacttattaagcaaaattatataatataatataaactagttTGGAAATACTGTTTGTTAATTGTACAtaagttttaattctaaaaaaaaatcatatatagcTTGTGTGAAAATACGAaaactatgaaaaaattaattaataataaattgttgaattgtAAATTCTATTAACTGACTTATCATTCTTCAAAAATCTTACTCAGTAATCATTAATAACAAACAAGAAAATAAGTAAAGCACTCTTTTTTAagcaaaattttaataatagtttaattttggTTATGGCTCCATAGGTTATCTCCAGAGTACATGTTATCGATTGGTTCGTTAAGTGTTTTACAAGGTCACCAAACCGAAATCAACTAAAGTCAAAATTTTGACCATCATttaacagtttaaaattaaaatgaatactaaaaaaaaacctggTGGAAgtttatatggtatatatcgACGGCCCCAACGAATAGTgtcgtatttcaatttttttttttttcaatgtggtGTTCCTGTTTTTCTGGATTTCCAACGAAGATGGTAGTAACTTAATCTTATTGTTCACAATATCTTTGTCGCCGGATAACCACAAAACAGAAACaccacattgaaaaaaaaaaaaaaatcgtaaaagtgAGTTACGACACTCTTCTTTAGGGCCGTCGTTATATACTATTGTGGACACTCGCTGGTATAAGAACACAACTTATGGTGGtaccttaaatataattttcaaaatggtcctaaaaatagctcaaaattagtcttatattttcataattatattgcttgctgtaaattaagttaaatattcaaatttaaggaGTTCCTTAACTGccttaattttaattgtgtgGTCTTATTTTCAttgatacaatttgaaaattgttttataattttaggattGTACCTTCTCCGGCATCTTCcgctaataacaatttattaccaAATATGAATCGCAataatcattatcatcatcCAATTATGATGAGTCCATCACCTCATAGTACACCATGGCCTGGAGGAGGAAATCAATACCATCGACCACCACAACAACAAATACAACAACATCAACAAGTGCCTCCTCCACCATATAGTCCTGCACTTTCACAGCATCACAATATGAATGTTGTACCGACAAATATGTCTCCACCTGTACCTGAAGCTAACTCAATTGTTGTGAATGTTTTGTTAACTGACTCACTACTAAATGTCTTCCGAGATCATAATTTTGACAGTTGCACATTGTGTGTATGTAATGCTGGTCCAAAAGTGGTCGGTAATATCAAAGGTACAGATGCAGCTGTTTATCTCACTCATACTTTAACTCCTAACGGATACTCATCTCAGTATCAACAGCATCATATGTCTGTTGGAATACCTGgtaattattacgatttttataaTCATGAGTAATTtacttgaatttaattattttaaattattttaggtgaCGAGGATGGAATCCGATGCAGTTGTGGTTTCAGTGCTGTTGTGAACCGCAGATTATCTCATAAATCAGGATTGTTTCCCGAAGATGAGGCTGAAATAACTGGACTTATTGAAGATAGCCCTGCACGTGTTGATGATAACTCTATGAACCCAGATGTTTTAGAACTAGTTAGGGAACAATGTGCTGCTGTAATCTATAGTTCTTGTAGTTCTCTAGTACGAGCAGCAGCAAAGTTTCCTATAAATCATCCTCCACAAACTGCAACTGTCAATATGTTAGAATTTACTGATACTAATCAAGTAGCTTTACTAGCTCTAGAACAAGGGAGGTTGGCTAAggtttgtataacaatatatttcgtAGTCTagtagatttttttgttttatagattttgaagtatttatttacttattttaaatattattttgtacagctGGAAGGTGGAATGAATAATCATTGGCAAGTCGAACATCACCGTTGGCCTGGTCATCACCAACAATCATTACCAccattgaataataattctcCCCCTGTGCATAGATGGGCTTACAGTCAAGCACCAGGACCTCGTAGCAGTAGGCAGCTTATAAGAGTTATGAGGACATTACAACCACTTTTACAAGAAGCTATTCAAAGAAGAAGTGTAACTTCCAGGTTATGGGAACCTTACACTGTCACCGGACCATTAACTTGGCGACAATTCCATCGGTTGGCTGGTCGAGGTACTGATGATAGATGTGAACCACAGCCAATCCCTCCAATTCTTGTTGGACATGACAAAGATTGGGTAGCTGTTGCTCCTTTAGCACTTCATTATTGGGATAAATTATTACTAGAACCATTTTCATATTCACGTGATGTTGCATACATAGTTGTTAGTCcagataatgaatttattttacaaagaaCAAGAGCGTTTTTCAAAGAATTAAGTGCAGCTTATGAAATCAATCGATTAGGTCGCCATTGTCCAATTACAAAAGTATTACGAGATGGTATTCTTAGAGTTGGCAAATCAGCTGCTGCAAAATTAGCTAAAGAACCTGTAGACGAATGGTTCTCAATGTTGGGTGAAAATCATCAATCAtccatgttaaaattatatgcccAAGTTTGTCGTCATTATTTGGCTCCACAACTTTCTCAATTTTCTATGGATAAAACTTTATTGGATCCACCAGAAGGTAGTATTCCAAGACCTCCGCCTTCTCCAATGCCACCACCAGCATCACTGACACCTAACTCTGTGGAATCTCCTGTTTCATCTAATGAGCGTGCACCCACTCCTAAGAGTGATGGGTTAGATGATTCATCTAGTGGTTCACAGGCTGACAAAAGTTTTAATAGTAATGGTGATAACAGTCACTGTGAAGAAGATGATGGAGAAGTACCAGCCATAGTTATTTATCTTGTTGAACCCTTTTCAATTGGCAAGGATAGTAGTAACCTTGCTAGGATTGCTTGCCATGGGCTTTTACGATGTTATAATACAGTTTTGGCTACACTTCCAGAAGCTATAAGATCAAATATTTCAGTGCAGGTAATTTTTAATTGgcaaacaaagaaaaaaaattgtttatgttagtatattaaaattgtgaatttcaattttcagtTAATATCTTTAGAAAGTGTTTTGGAACTCGGTCGATCCTCAGATCATCTTAAAATGAGTGATAATATGAGAACCTTAGCCCTGTCTGTCTTTAGTCAATGTAGGCGGTACTTAACTCACACTGCTAACATCAAAGCCTTAACTGGATTTGGCACGGCAGCCATGACTGaattgttcttaaaaaataaagatgttcgtatatatttaaaatgttcatagttGGAAAATAGTTTTGTACTTAATTGTTTCATGTGTTTTGTTACAGGAAAAAAGCCGAACAGCATATAAAGCATATACTCCCCCTTTTATTTTAGCtagttatagaaataataaaactggTCGAACAGATAGTGGACTAGCTGGCGATAATGGTGGTGGTGATTCATTATCAACCCTTGGTGGATCCAATGGGACTGGTTCTCCTTCAGGTACTGATCAACAATGTTCCGTGCTTTATGCCAGTTATTGTATATCAGAAGATCAAAGGTGGATATTAGCTACAGCAACTGATGAACAGGGAATTCTATTGGAAACTGccacaattaatatatatgtaccaaACAAGTAAgacattttcttttatattatgttaatgaagtagttatataatatgtatttaatctTTAGTAGGCGAAGAAAATCTCCAGCCCGAAGAGTTGGTTTACAAAAGTTAATGGATTTCATCTTAGGTGTAATGAGTCAAAGTGTAACACCTTGGCGGTTAGTTGTAGGTCGAGTAGGAAGAATTGGTCACGGAGAACTTAAAggtaattaaacaatataaattaatttttatgtaccattaaatacatatgtataacATGTTTATTGTAGGTTGGTCGTGGCTATTAAGTCGTAAAGCATTAATGAAAGCATCGCGTCACTTAAAAGAATCTTGTGGCCAATGCAGTCTGTTGTACCAAAAATCTGATGTACCTTCTGTAGTCAGCGCGTGCTTAGTTTCCTTGGAACCTGATTCTTCATTAAGACTGATGACAGACCAATTCACACCTGATGAACGCTTTAGCCAAGCATCTGTTGCTTGTCAACTCTCTACACCACGTGATGTTTCAGCAACTCATATACTAGTTTTTCCGACATCAGCTACAACacaggtaattatttataattgtaagcTGTTACTAATAATCCATCTTACatgaatatttttgatgtttcagTCCTCACAAACTGCGTTCCAAGAACAACAAATTAATGGTCCTGAACTTGGTGATGATGAATTATTCAGTGCATTTAATGAAGAAGATATGCAAAGTATGGAGGGCATGGGTGACTTCAATGACATATTTAGCACATGGAATGATTCGGATGCTGTGGGAAACACGAGCTTGGGGCTTCCTAGTAGTGGTGTTTCCGGGGTTTTAGGTGGTCCTAGTAGTAATGTTATAGGAGGTGTTATGGGTTCTGGATCATTGGGTGGTTCCATAGGAATGAGTCGAGGGTCAATGGGGCCCAGAGGTGACTGTTCTTCTCAACCTGGTAGCCCACCGTCTTCACAACCTTGTAGTCCTTATACTTGTGGATCTTCATCATACAGAGTAAGAAGATAATTGTTGTGAGACAAATTCagtatcttatataatatgtatttattttctattcagAATGGTGGTAGTTGTATTGATGGCCACGAAGAAGTGGGAGCATTACTCCAACAACCACTGGCTTTAGGATATCTAGTATCTACCGCACCAACGGGACGTATGCCAACATGGTTTTGGGCATCATGTGCACCTGACATAGAGAAATGCAGTCCTGCATTCCTTAAAAGTGCATTGCACATGCATACTGTGCAATTACCTAATAATGCTGATCCGGCAGCTGCAGATCTCCTTCATCCCACATCTGCGGTTTCAGCACATCCACTAGATTCTCAATATACCACAGACGTCCTAAGGTAATAGCTAATAATCTAATCTCATGTATGTCAATTATTGGtgttaattcaatatttatacaggTATGTCTTGGAGGGTTACAATGCATTATCATGGTTATCATTGGACTCAAACACTCATGACCGGATGTCTTGCTTGCCAATACACATGCAAGTACTAATGCAGCTTTACCACACTATGAATGCTCTTATATGACGGTAACATGTTTTTCGAATAACATAGTAAAATTTTTCGTGAAACATTTCCTCTATTGTTTCAGCTAATTTTAGGTCAATTAAGgtgatatttaattaatgtaaatttttagctttattttaaggaaaatatataaaaaaaaaaaaaaaatgaaaaggaaAAATAACTGGACACCATTTTAGTGTAGACAAAAtgttaattacaaatttttaacaaataacataTATGTAATATCTAGGTACCAATGGATAGTAAAATTTTTTAgggcaattttattttaaacagcgCGTTATAGGCGAATTgtgaatgtaataatattattattgttcttgatacattatttttttcttttttttaatgacaatttcTGTTCAAATTGTCAAGGAACGAGTTACCATAAAATATTGTGTCGTTTTAATGGTTGttcatatttaagttttttttttgtataatataatttatttctcctTTTTTAtcttactaaattattattttttttttttagtaaatgtcAATTTTAGTCACATCTAAATGTGATTGTTGTTGTGTTTAAATGTCTTAgctttatatactttttttgggCTTTTATTTCCCCTTCCCTTTCGGTTTTTTAAATCGGactacttgtataatatttatttataaatgtattttggtttattatcgtatattattatcattattgaattgtacatatatacatatatatatatatatatattttattaactatttatgtaaaatatttatcaaattgaccaaaaaagaaaaaaaatcctgtAGAAACTCCAACAGAATTGTAGCCaatttgaacaaattaaattatatatttattctaaccaaagtcaatatttatacataaaacattttcgaataataatgaaattaatattataataaaatctttttagttttttttttttttgttttgtacagGTACATagcatgtaaaaaaataatattaataaattattaatgttacaaaaattattattacaatacacatTTTAAGGTTTGTACAAACATTACAAAGGAATACAGgcggtttttaatattattattgtgaatattatataatatataaaataataataacttgtaCGCAGGCAATGTTAATGTTATTCCAATGAAAaacaacatttgaaaaaaaaaattatttgagttgttatttattcaattattcataATAGATATCACCTTCTTTTagctgtacaaaaaaaaaaatggaatagaGTGTTGAATTGTGATAAAAGTGAAGAATGTGTATTGGTATTACattgatgtttatttattacttttagattttaagaGGTAAATATGGAATGCATTGGTTGAGCAACATTGTTTTTAGATTAATTAATCAATCATCTTAATCTGTAAAAACTGGAATTGTtgtcaaaaagtttgaatttaACCATTCAATATAGGCTAGGGTTGCTGTTTGTCCTGTATTTCCCAGGATGTTACTAGTTTaccagaaaataaatatatataaataaagatgggtacataatattacctgtTTTTATgagaaacatttaattttggtgtcctgaatttattaaaatttaatctgaaataaaataaaatttattaaataattatgacggaaaaaattacttatatataatgtgtcattaaaaaataactaataaagaataataacctaattaaaggtaatttttccgggctttatttttaaatcattgtgTAGTGCTTTGTTGGGTACCTTGGATGTTTCAGGGTGTACAGTAGTGACAAACGAAGTGCTATTGATTGGAATACCTGAATGGTACAGATTTGGCACAACccccaataatataaaattttaaactcaaaagaatattaaaatatatctgtatatagACGGATATTTGGATAGATTGGAATATTGGATGCATTAAAGAATGTAGtttatacgatttattttaagtaaataaatatagtactaattatactataaacatagaaattttattttgcccCATCTCGTTCCCGTTTTTCTCTTGGAAACCACCAGAAAAGAAGTTCCGAGAAGCCTACGTCTGATTATAGGCTATTGGTAAATATTGTCCATGATAAACAaagtacctactggctactgtgATTGTATGTCACTCGCGTCTCAAAACGATAAGACCTTAAAATTGGCtaacttgtaagttataactaagGTTAGGATATTTATGCactgaaaaatgtatgaatatgtatgcacttatgcaccaaaaatcatctaaatatgcatgaaaaatttgaaaaatatacattaaaaaataaagaaatttttggacaaaaaatgcaataaacatttatagaaaaattgaaaatttttgtctttgatattaattgttgtttatcatttttttctttttgtttacttaatcgaatattatgtttagcGGTGTTCATATGCTGTTCAACAGCAAACCAACGATCACTACCGACCTTAACTTCGCATAATTTGCAATAAAGGATTGAACCATCGGTAGTTAAAACGTGCAGCTCCTCTCCAAATTCTTTTGCAAAACCTCTTAGTCGGTTAGAACAAGAGATTTTAACTTTAGGCATAACTGagtgatttaataaatcaaatacgttCATGACAAAATACGAAACGTGCAATATACGGTAATCTACATCGGTCGTAGACAAAACGgaaactaactataaattattgaacgttctgttaaaatatctgataaaattgtaatggctcgcagttttaagataaattttgactGTGACAATTGACGAGGCTTATCGAAAATTctattcaagtaggtacctacctttactCCGTATAGGTAATAACCATATTGAATTCTCAACaataaataagtgataatatatgaaattcagataatcaaacttatataagattcagtaaaatatataaaactacgGTGTTTTTCGGCATTTTGCATCGAAAACCGTCAAATATGcgcttaaaaacagaaaaaaaacacaaattatgcatttttttaaaaaaaaaaaatggtaaaatatgcaattatatgcaaaataaaattttgatattttgaatatagatATCATGAAACATATTTCTGTATAAGAATGAATGCTATTGgacaacctaaaaaaaatatgcaaaatcataAACATCCTAACCCTAGTTACAAGTTATAACGATTGAATAGTGAACATGTCTTATGTTTAAACGAAtgggtatttttaataaatgaaataggATTAatcattcattaattttataagtataattatcacAAGAATACAATTTGACCAAACAGCCACAAAATAGATTACACTTCATCT
This is a stretch of genomic DNA from Acyrthosiphon pisum isolate AL4f chromosome A3, pea_aphid_22Mar2018_4r6ur, whole genome shotgun sequence. It encodes these proteins:
- the LOC100163445 gene encoding mediator of RNA polymerase II transcription subunit 13-like isoform X2, with product MTHSSHQTNGASLEDCHTNFFALTDLCGIKWRKFVHCSPGPEGPPDWGGGPGGGTNACGSVLEDPVLSSYTRCLTHDMLAVWRRVSLPPANSQQTSLDPLVPAPPTPIPALPPALSLKASKELWIFWYGEEPDLTGLVSPQLLLNEGDNGSWESGLSYECRSLLFKALHNLIERCLMSREFIRLGKWFVQPYSSSEKLDNLSASHLSFSFAFFVHGESTVCASIDVRQHSVVRTLSKEHLAQASSQPQSGSNIQVMLAPFGLAGTLTGHVYKNMDAETSRMMDEWSHFYPAVNNNGSNELSPAVEVLVGGVKMRYPSCYVLVTDLDDSTAELYKNQNTNQTTPQQQQQQQPPQLHQQPQQQIPKQQLFATKHQHHPDTIIYALDNAVASIPERAWQDCVLGPLHTEQNPPSRPESPTIGQWHLSDPLQKLTCSCTRSTRLCPTDSPCGLDSVPPLPSVPTPPSAGQPAPLSIPPPMLSPHDEKIPITPLSVDFQPKSVSSVSNQVFSPYPSSAPASQEPVKSGRESNSGTPAPPSNTVSIPATTPTATTPVPMQTQSSSAYITLKRPQLSSKDYEANLVEEEIMPSKLLYDYSCIDAWLYHPVKKFKPIVPKQEPITRINNVTDNPASPPQVYIRRDTSVPILPVEPSEISINNFSSFEELRNNALRFKGGRSDPYEFDEESGACSSNNIMMSSDYKLNTSMAVMKNEDIKKEYDPGLMNGNRCTSDSMRDLDHMFDNSDDLSSDEAVAALQMQTPPGSNKPDDCLGGGLTTLLVRPPRGSGGGSGGGVLRPEELVKMFPTPPSLEHNPIASPCPDIDLLPPRTYQTNSYMGSPQHDHIEDWSYVYKPPAIAKMVGSSKYAPLTNLPSQNLSPITVPSYKPSSFVYHASSQPQQIQHHPPQPEKPNQIVPSPASSANNNLLPNMNRNNHYHHPIMMSPSPHSTPWPGGGNQYHRPPQQQIQQHQQVPPPPYSPALSQHHNMNVVPTNMSPPVPEANSIVVNVLLTDSLLNVFRDHNFDSCTLCVCNAGPKVVGNIKGTDAAVYLTHTLTPNGYSSQYQQHHMSVGIPGDEDGIRCSCGFSAVVNRRLSHKSGLFPEDEAEITGLIEDSPARVDDNSMNPDVLELVREQCAAVIYSSCSSLVRAAAKFPINHPPQTATVNMLEFTDTNQVALLALEQGRLAKLEGGMNNHWQVEHHRWPGHHQQSLPPLNNNSPPVHRWAYSQAPGPRSSRQLIRVMRTLQPLLQEAIQRRSVTSRLWEPYTVTGPLTWRQFHRLAGRGTDDRCEPQPIPPILVGHDKDWVAVAPLALHYWDKLLLEPFSYSRDVAYIVVSPDNEFILQRTRAFFKELSAAYEINRLGRHCPITKVLRDGILRVGKSAAAKLAKEPVDEWFSMLGENHQSSMLKLYAQVCRHYLAPQLSQFSMDKTLLDPPEGSIPRPPPSPMPPPASLTPNSVESPVSSNERAPTPKSDGLDDSSSGSQADKSFNSNGDNSHCEEDDGEVPAIVIYLVEPFSIGKDSSNLARIACHGLLRCYNTVLATLPEAIRSNISVQLISLESVLELGRSSDHLKMSDNMRTLALSVFSQCRRYLTHTANIKALTGFGTAAMTELFLKNKDEKSRTAYKAYTPPFILASYRNNKTGRTDSGLAGDNGGGDSLSTLGGSNGTGSPSGTDQQCSVLYASYCISEDQRWILATATDEQGILLETATINIYVPNNRRRKSPARRVGLQKLMDFILGVMSQSVTPWRLVVGRVGRIGHGELKGWSWLLSRKALMKASRHLKESCGQCSLLYQKSDVPSVVSACLVSLEPDSSLRLMTDQFTPDERFSQASVACQLSTPRDVSATHILVFPTSATTQSSQTAFQEQQINGPELGDDELFSAFNEEDMQSMEGMGDFNDIFSTWNDSDAVGNTSLGLPSSGVSGVLGGPSSNVIGGVMGSGSLGGSIGMSRGSMGPRGDCSSQPGSPPSSQPCSPYTCGSSSYRNGGSCIDGHEEVGALLQQPLALGYLVSTAPTGRMPTWFWASCAPDIEKCSPAFLKSALHMHTVQLPNNADPAAADLLHPTSAVSAHPLDSQYTTDVLRYVLEGYNALSWLSLDSNTHDRMSCLPIHMQVLMQLYHTMNALI